Proteins from a genomic interval of Drosophila melanogaster chromosome 2R:
- the stmA gene encoding stambha A, isoform B produces MALIRCCFEPPELPEFFDSFVQKCTDPSCCCGCCSALRPRYKRLVDNIFPVNPEDGLVKSNMEKLTFYSLSSPDKLDRIGEYLYQKATKDINRKRYKLAEIAMEAMDLLLQACHAQTTLNLFVESFLRMVQKLLEDSNPNLKIMATNSFVKFANINEDTPSYHRRYDFFISKFSSMCHSDAASMRDSLRLAGIKGLQGVIRKTVSDDLVENIWEAEHMEKIVPSLLFNMQSGDLTPVEDATNVTPPALAEEVLRELVGRASFGHIRSVLKPLLTHLDRHELWVPNTFAIHTFRIVMISIQPQYSYTVVETLMQHLDNNFKSSPKTRTSLAVVLSKIIAIAAGESVGPSALDIINNLLTHLRTSVSTTSEITPEESQYQEALINALGEFANHHPDYQKIEIMLFIMNTVPDLSKKSKGDQMLQNILLKSLLKVGTQYSTVSFEKAFPASFLQPLLKMARAPHNPTRMVVMQILQALLDRHQNEQVLSSVSVKPYPALSQEPPSRSDIIFTHKYGANIMQALIDSMALSDRVDALTSSFNTAALLIVEMSCNETVQEFLLFILGIQQVACTVDTLGNVHKCSLHAISIGLLVLISRVSGINNLLEYAQKIVDARREEASHFLPPLLEPKKLAGKTFNLQLPHLAIDKLALGECLQNAGMDAQRLNTGAPYSLNQTDHPGHRHSWVESVSNQLTQRNSSADLTVYNGDVDSVSSSPGVCKKLLAPEFNFDAMKRALAEPTEAAKREQRERQMQIVRTFREGEFDDLMRRTEPKHDLIQNRLNELFNSLAVERQITQSDTKSSQLQASNEKPIYETNFPELFYY; encoded by the exons ATGGCCTTGATTCGCTGCTGCTTCGAGCCACCGGAACTGCCTGAGTTCTTCGACAGCTTCGTGCAAAAGTGCACGGATCCCAGTT GCTGCTGTGGATGCTGCTCAGCGCTCAGGCCGCGCTACAAGCGCTTGGTCGATAACATCTTCCCGGTTAACCCTGAGGACGGGCTGGTCAAGTCGAACATGGAGAAGCTGACCTTCTACTCGCTGAGCTCGCCGGACAAGCTGGACCGGATTGGGGAGTACCTGTACCAAAAGGCCACCAAGGATATTAACCGAAAGCGCTATAA ACTAGCCGAAATTGCCATGGAGGCCATGGACCTGCTTCTGCAGGCTTGTCATGCCCAGACCACACTCAACTTGTTTGTTGAGTCCTTCCTGCGGATGGTGCAAAAGCTTCTGGAGGACTCGAACCCCAACCTTAAGATAATGGCCACCAATTCG TTTGTGAAGTTCGCCAACATCAACGAGGACACACCATCTTACCATCGACGATACGACTTCTTCATCTCGAAGTTCTCTTCGATGTGCCACAGCGATGCGGCTAGCATGCGTGACAGTCTGCGTCTGGCGGGAATCAAGGGATTGCAGGGCGTCATCCGGAAAACAGTGTCCGACGATCTTGTGGAGAACATCTGGGAGGCGGAGCACATGGAAAAGATTGTGCCCTCGCTGCTATTCAATATGCAG TCCGGGGATCTAACGCCCGTAGAGGACGCCACCAATGTGACGCCACCGGCCTTGGCCGAGGAAGTTCTCCGTGAGCTGGTGGGACGCGCCTCCTTCGGACACATTCGCAGTGTACTAAAGCCGCTGCTGAC CCACTTGGACCGACACGAGTTGTGGGTTCCCAACACATTTGCCATTCACACATTCCGCATCGTGATGATCTCCATACAGCCACAGTACTCGTATACCGTTGTGGAGACGCTGATGCAGCATCTGGACAACAACTTCAAGTCCTCGCCGAAAACGCGCACTTCGCTCGCTGTCGTTCTGTCGAAAATTATAGCTATTGCAGCGGGAGAAAGTGTCGGTCCCTCGGCCCTGGACATCATCAACAACCTGCTGACCCACCTGCGGACGAGTGTGAGCACTACCAGCGAGATAACACCAGAGGAGTCACAATATCAGGAGGCGCTGATCAACGCACTAGGCGAATTTGCCAACCATCATCCCGACTATCAAAAGATCGAGATCATGCTGTTCATCATGAACACCGTGCCAGACCTGTCCAAGAAGAGCAAGGGAGATCAAATGCTGCAGAACATTCTGCTTAAATCACTGCTCAAGGTTGGCACTCAGTACAGCACCGTCTCCTTCGAAAAGGCATTCCCCGCCTCCTTCCTGCAGCCGCTGCTCAAGATGGCACGCGCTCCACACAATCCCACGCGCATGGTTGTGATGCAAATATTGCAGGCCCTTCTAGATCGTCATCAGAACGAGCAGGTGCTCAGTAGCGTGAGTGTGAAGCCATACCCGGCTCTCTCCCAAGAGCCGCCGTCGCGCTCCGACATAATTTTCACGCACAAATACGGCGCCAACATCATGCAGGCGTTGATCGACTCCATGGCATTGTCGGATCGGGTTGACGCCCTGACCTCCAGTTTTAATACCGCTGCTCTACTCATCGTGGAAATGTCCTGCAACGAGACCGTGCAAGAGTTTCTTCTGTTTATCCTCGG AATCCAGCAGGTAGCCTGCACCGTGGACACTCTGGGAAACGTGCACAAATGTAGTCTGCACGCCATCTCAATTGGCCTGCTGGTGCTAATCTCGCGTGTTAGTGGCATCAACAACCTTCTGGAGTATGCTCAAAAGATAGTGGACGCACGGCGCGAGGAGGCCAGCCATTTCCTTCCCCCACTGCTCGAGCCCAAGAAGCTAGCCGGAAAGACATTCAATCTACAGCTGCCGCACTTGGCCATAGATAAGTTGGCGCTGGGCGAGTGCTTGCAGAACGCGGGCATGGACGCCCAACGCCTCAACACCGGTGCTCCGTACTCGCTTAACCAGACCGATCACCCAGGTCACCGCCACTCTTGGGTGGAGTCGGTAAGCAACCAGCTGACGCAGCGCAACAGCTCAGCGGATCTGACGGTGTACAACGGCGATGTGGACAGCGTTAGCAGCTCGCCGGGAGTGTGCAAAAAGCTCCTTGCGCCGGAGTTCAACTTCGATGCCATGAAGCGAGCACTGGCGGAGCCAACTGAGGCCGCTAAGCGGGAGCAACGCGAGCGCCAGATGCAGATAGTGCGCACCTTCCGCGAGGGCGAGTTTGACGACCTTATGAGACGCACAGAACCTAAG CACGATCTCATCCAGAACCGCCTTAACGAGCTTTTCAACTCGCTAGCCGTGGAGCGTCAGATCACGCAAAGCGACACCAAGTCCAGTCAGTTGCAAGCCAGCAATGAGAAGCCCATCTACGAGACGAACTTTCCGGAACTCTTCTACTACTAA
- the stmA gene encoding stambha A, isoform D translates to MPGCCGCCSALRPRYKRLVDNIFPVNPEDGLVKSNMEKLTFYSLSSPDKLDRIGEYLYQKATKDINRKRYKLAEIAMEAMDLLLQACHAQTTLNLFVESFLRMVQKLLEDSNPNLKIMATNSFVKFANINEDTPSYHRRYDFFISKFSSMCHSDAASMRDSLRLAGIKGLQGVIRKTVSDDLVENIWEAEHMEKIVPSLLFNMQFCVNVMFVKKNLLASGDLTPVEDATNVTPPALAEEVLRELVGRASFGHIRSVLKPLLTHLDRHELWVPNTFAIHTFRIVMISIQPQYSYTVVETLMQHLDNNFKSSPKTRTSLAVVLSKIIAIAAGESVGPSALDIINNLLTHLRTSVSTTSEITPEESQYQEALINALGEFANHHPDYQKIEIMLFIMNTVPDLSKKSKGDQMLQNILLKSLLKVGTQYSTVSFEKAFPASFLQPLLKMARAPHNPTRMVVMQILQALLDRHQNEQVLSSVSVKPYPALSQEPPSRSDIIFTHKYGANIMQALIDSMALSDRVDALTSSFNTAALLIVEMSCNETVQEFLLFILGIQQVACTVDTLGNVHKCSLHAISIGLLVLISRVSGINNLLEYAQKIVDARREEASHFLPPLLEPKKLAGKTFNLQLPHLAIDKLALGECLQNAGMDAQRLNTGAPYSLNQTDHPGHRHSWVESVSNQLTQRNSSADLTVYNGDVDSVSSSPGVCKKLLAPEFNFDAMKRALAEPTEAAKREQRERQMQIVRTFREGEFDDLMRRTEPKHDLIQNRLNELFNSLAVERQITQSDTKSSQLQASNEKPIYETNFPELFYY, encoded by the exons ATGCCTG GCTGCTGTGGATGCTGCTCAGCGCTCAGGCCGCGCTACAAGCGCTTGGTCGATAACATCTTCCCGGTTAACCCTGAGGACGGGCTGGTCAAGTCGAACATGGAGAAGCTGACCTTCTACTCGCTGAGCTCGCCGGACAAGCTGGACCGGATTGGGGAGTACCTGTACCAAAAGGCCACCAAGGATATTAACCGAAAGCGCTATAA ACTAGCCGAAATTGCCATGGAGGCCATGGACCTGCTTCTGCAGGCTTGTCATGCCCAGACCACACTCAACTTGTTTGTTGAGTCCTTCCTGCGGATGGTGCAAAAGCTTCTGGAGGACTCGAACCCCAACCTTAAGATAATGGCCACCAATTCG TTTGTGAAGTTCGCCAACATCAACGAGGACACACCATCTTACCATCGACGATACGACTTCTTCATCTCGAAGTTCTCTTCGATGTGCCACAGCGATGCGGCTAGCATGCGTGACAGTCTGCGTCTGGCGGGAATCAAGGGATTGCAGGGCGTCATCCGGAAAACAGTGTCCGACGATCTTGTGGAGAACATCTGGGAGGCGGAGCACATGGAAAAGATTGTGCCCTCGCTGCTATTCAATATGCAG TTTTGTGTAAACGTTATGTTCGTGAAGAAAAATTTACTGGCG TCCGGGGATCTAACGCCCGTAGAGGACGCCACCAATGTGACGCCACCGGCCTTGGCCGAGGAAGTTCTCCGTGAGCTGGTGGGACGCGCCTCCTTCGGACACATTCGCAGTGTACTAAAGCCGCTGCTGAC CCACTTGGACCGACACGAGTTGTGGGTTCCCAACACATTTGCCATTCACACATTCCGCATCGTGATGATCTCCATACAGCCACAGTACTCGTATACCGTTGTGGAGACGCTGATGCAGCATCTGGACAACAACTTCAAGTCCTCGCCGAAAACGCGCACTTCGCTCGCTGTCGTTCTGTCGAAAATTATAGCTATTGCAGCGGGAGAAAGTGTCGGTCCCTCGGCCCTGGACATCATCAACAACCTGCTGACCCACCTGCGGACGAGTGTGAGCACTACCAGCGAGATAACACCAGAGGAGTCACAATATCAGGAGGCGCTGATCAACGCACTAGGCGAATTTGCCAACCATCATCCCGACTATCAAAAGATCGAGATCATGCTGTTCATCATGAACACCGTGCCAGACCTGTCCAAGAAGAGCAAGGGAGATCAAATGCTGCAGAACATTCTGCTTAAATCACTGCTCAAGGTTGGCACTCAGTACAGCACCGTCTCCTTCGAAAAGGCATTCCCCGCCTCCTTCCTGCAGCCGCTGCTCAAGATGGCACGCGCTCCACACAATCCCACGCGCATGGTTGTGATGCAAATATTGCAGGCCCTTCTAGATCGTCATCAGAACGAGCAGGTGCTCAGTAGCGTGAGTGTGAAGCCATACCCGGCTCTCTCCCAAGAGCCGCCGTCGCGCTCCGACATAATTTTCACGCACAAATACGGCGCCAACATCATGCAGGCGTTGATCGACTCCATGGCATTGTCGGATCGGGTTGACGCCCTGACCTCCAGTTTTAATACCGCTGCTCTACTCATCGTGGAAATGTCCTGCAACGAGACCGTGCAAGAGTTTCTTCTGTTTATCCTCGG AATCCAGCAGGTAGCCTGCACCGTGGACACTCTGGGAAACGTGCACAAATGTAGTCTGCACGCCATCTCAATTGGCCTGCTGGTGCTAATCTCGCGTGTTAGTGGCATCAACAACCTTCTGGAGTATGCTCAAAAGATAGTGGACGCACGGCGCGAGGAGGCCAGCCATTTCCTTCCCCCACTGCTCGAGCCCAAGAAGCTAGCCGGAAAGACATTCAATCTACAGCTGCCGCACTTGGCCATAGATAAGTTGGCGCTGGGCGAGTGCTTGCAGAACGCGGGCATGGACGCCCAACGCCTCAACACCGGTGCTCCGTACTCGCTTAACCAGACCGATCACCCAGGTCACCGCCACTCTTGGGTGGAGTCGGTAAGCAACCAGCTGACGCAGCGCAACAGCTCAGCGGATCTGACGGTGTACAACGGCGATGTGGACAGCGTTAGCAGCTCGCCGGGAGTGTGCAAAAAGCTCCTTGCGCCGGAGTTCAACTTCGATGCCATGAAGCGAGCACTGGCGGAGCCAACTGAGGCCGCTAAGCGGGAGCAACGCGAGCGCCAGATGCAGATAGTGCGCACCTTCCGCGAGGGCGAGTTTGACGACCTTATGAGACGCACAGAACCTAAG CACGATCTCATCCAGAACCGCCTTAACGAGCTTTTCAACTCGCTAGCCGTGGAGCGTCAGATCACGCAAAGCGACACCAAGTCCAGTCAGTTGCAAGCCAGCAATGAGAAGCCCATCTACGAGACGAACTTTCCGGAACTCTTCTACTACTAA
- the stmA gene encoding stambha A, isoform A: MPGCCGCCSALRPRYKRLVDNIFPVNPEDGLVKSNMEKLTFYSLSSPDKLDRIGEYLYQKATKDINRKRYKLAEIAMEAMDLLLQACHAQTTLNLFVESFLRMVQKLLEDSNPNLKIMATNSFVKFANINEDTPSYHRRYDFFISKFSSMCHSDAASMRDSLRLAGIKGLQGVIRKTVSDDLVENIWEAEHMEKIVPSLLFNMQSGDLTPVEDATNVTPPALAEEVLRELVGRASFGHIRSVLKPLLTHLDRHELWVPNTFAIHTFRIVMISIQPQYSYTVVETLMQHLDNNFKSSPKTRTSLAVVLSKIIAIAAGESVGPSALDIINNLLTHLRTSVSTTSEITPEESQYQEALINALGEFANHHPDYQKIEIMLFIMNTVPDLSKKSKGDQMLQNILLKSLLKVGTQYSTVSFEKAFPASFLQPLLKMARAPHNPTRMVVMQILQALLDRHQNEQVLSSVSVKPYPALSQEPPSRSDIIFTHKYGANIMQALIDSMALSDRVDALTSSFNTAALLIVEMSCNETVQEFLLFILGIQQVACTVDTLGNVHKCSLHAISIGLLVLISRVSGINNLLEYAQKIVDARREEASHFLPPLLEPKKLAGKTFNLQLPHLAIDKLALGECLQNAGMDAQRLNTGAPYSLNQTDHPGHRHSWVESVSNQLTQRNSSADLTVYNGDVDSVSSSPGVCKKLLAPEFNFDAMKRALAEPTEAAKREQRERQMQIVRTFREGEFDDLMRRTEPKHDLIQNRLNELFNSLAVERQITQSDTKSSQLQASNEKPIYETNFPELFYY; the protein is encoded by the exons ATGCCTG GCTGCTGTGGATGCTGCTCAGCGCTCAGGCCGCGCTACAAGCGCTTGGTCGATAACATCTTCCCGGTTAACCCTGAGGACGGGCTGGTCAAGTCGAACATGGAGAAGCTGACCTTCTACTCGCTGAGCTCGCCGGACAAGCTGGACCGGATTGGGGAGTACCTGTACCAAAAGGCCACCAAGGATATTAACCGAAAGCGCTATAA ACTAGCCGAAATTGCCATGGAGGCCATGGACCTGCTTCTGCAGGCTTGTCATGCCCAGACCACACTCAACTTGTTTGTTGAGTCCTTCCTGCGGATGGTGCAAAAGCTTCTGGAGGACTCGAACCCCAACCTTAAGATAATGGCCACCAATTCG TTTGTGAAGTTCGCCAACATCAACGAGGACACACCATCTTACCATCGACGATACGACTTCTTCATCTCGAAGTTCTCTTCGATGTGCCACAGCGATGCGGCTAGCATGCGTGACAGTCTGCGTCTGGCGGGAATCAAGGGATTGCAGGGCGTCATCCGGAAAACAGTGTCCGACGATCTTGTGGAGAACATCTGGGAGGCGGAGCACATGGAAAAGATTGTGCCCTCGCTGCTATTCAATATGCAG TCCGGGGATCTAACGCCCGTAGAGGACGCCACCAATGTGACGCCACCGGCCTTGGCCGAGGAAGTTCTCCGTGAGCTGGTGGGACGCGCCTCCTTCGGACACATTCGCAGTGTACTAAAGCCGCTGCTGAC CCACTTGGACCGACACGAGTTGTGGGTTCCCAACACATTTGCCATTCACACATTCCGCATCGTGATGATCTCCATACAGCCACAGTACTCGTATACCGTTGTGGAGACGCTGATGCAGCATCTGGACAACAACTTCAAGTCCTCGCCGAAAACGCGCACTTCGCTCGCTGTCGTTCTGTCGAAAATTATAGCTATTGCAGCGGGAGAAAGTGTCGGTCCCTCGGCCCTGGACATCATCAACAACCTGCTGACCCACCTGCGGACGAGTGTGAGCACTACCAGCGAGATAACACCAGAGGAGTCACAATATCAGGAGGCGCTGATCAACGCACTAGGCGAATTTGCCAACCATCATCCCGACTATCAAAAGATCGAGATCATGCTGTTCATCATGAACACCGTGCCAGACCTGTCCAAGAAGAGCAAGGGAGATCAAATGCTGCAGAACATTCTGCTTAAATCACTGCTCAAGGTTGGCACTCAGTACAGCACCGTCTCCTTCGAAAAGGCATTCCCCGCCTCCTTCCTGCAGCCGCTGCTCAAGATGGCACGCGCTCCACACAATCCCACGCGCATGGTTGTGATGCAAATATTGCAGGCCCTTCTAGATCGTCATCAGAACGAGCAGGTGCTCAGTAGCGTGAGTGTGAAGCCATACCCGGCTCTCTCCCAAGAGCCGCCGTCGCGCTCCGACATAATTTTCACGCACAAATACGGCGCCAACATCATGCAGGCGTTGATCGACTCCATGGCATTGTCGGATCGGGTTGACGCCCTGACCTCCAGTTTTAATACCGCTGCTCTACTCATCGTGGAAATGTCCTGCAACGAGACCGTGCAAGAGTTTCTTCTGTTTATCCTCGG AATCCAGCAGGTAGCCTGCACCGTGGACACTCTGGGAAACGTGCACAAATGTAGTCTGCACGCCATCTCAATTGGCCTGCTGGTGCTAATCTCGCGTGTTAGTGGCATCAACAACCTTCTGGAGTATGCTCAAAAGATAGTGGACGCACGGCGCGAGGAGGCCAGCCATTTCCTTCCCCCACTGCTCGAGCCCAAGAAGCTAGCCGGAAAGACATTCAATCTACAGCTGCCGCACTTGGCCATAGATAAGTTGGCGCTGGGCGAGTGCTTGCAGAACGCGGGCATGGACGCCCAACGCCTCAACACCGGTGCTCCGTACTCGCTTAACCAGACCGATCACCCAGGTCACCGCCACTCTTGGGTGGAGTCGGTAAGCAACCAGCTGACGCAGCGCAACAGCTCAGCGGATCTGACGGTGTACAACGGCGATGTGGACAGCGTTAGCAGCTCGCCGGGAGTGTGCAAAAAGCTCCTTGCGCCGGAGTTCAACTTCGATGCCATGAAGCGAGCACTGGCGGAGCCAACTGAGGCCGCTAAGCGGGAGCAACGCGAGCGCCAGATGCAGATAGTGCGCACCTTCCGCGAGGGCGAGTTTGACGACCTTATGAGACGCACAGAACCTAAG CACGATCTCATCCAGAACCGCCTTAACGAGCTTTTCAACTCGCTAGCCGTGGAGCGTCAGATCACGCAAAGCGACACCAAGTCCAGTCAGTTGCAAGCCAGCAATGAGAAGCCCATCTACGAGACGAACTTTCCGGAACTCTTCTACTACTAA
- the stmA gene encoding stambha A, isoform C, which yields MALIRCCFEPPELPEFFDSFVQKCTDPSCCCGCCSALRPRYKRLVDNIFPVNPEDGLVKSNMEKLTFYSLSSPDKLDRIGEYLYQKATKDINRKRYKLAEIAMEAMDLLLQACHAQTTLNLFVESFLRMVQKLLEDSNPNLKIMATNSFVKFANINEDTPSYHRRYDFFISKFSSMCHSDAASMRDSLRLAGIKGLQGVIRKTVSDDLVENIWEAEHMEKIVPSLLFNMQFCVNVMFVKKNLLASGDLTPVEDATNVTPPALAEEVLRELVGRASFGHIRSVLKPLLTHLDRHELWVPNTFAIHTFRIVMISIQPQYSYTVVETLMQHLDNNFKSSPKTRTSLAVVLSKIIAIAAGESVGPSALDIINNLLTHLRTSVSTTSEITPEESQYQEALINALGEFANHHPDYQKIEIMLFIMNTVPDLSKKSKGDQMLQNILLKSLLKVGTQYSTVSFEKAFPASFLQPLLKMARAPHNPTRMVVMQILQALLDRHQNEQVLSSVSVKPYPALSQEPPSRSDIIFTHKYGANIMQALIDSMALSDRVDALTSSFNTAALLIVEMSCNETVQEFLLFILGIQQVACTVDTLGNVHKCSLHAISIGLLVLISRVSGINNLLEYAQKIVDARREEASHFLPPLLEPKKLAGKTFNLQLPHLAIDKLALGECLQNAGMDAQRLNTGAPYSLNQTDHPGHRHSWVESVSNQLTQRNSSADLTVYNGDVDSVSSSPGVCKKLLAPEFNFDAMKRALAEPTEAAKREQRERQMQIVRTFREGEFDDLMRRTEPKHDLIQNRLNELFNSLAVERQITQSDTKSSQLQASNEKPIYETNFPELFYY from the exons ATGGCCTTGATTCGCTGCTGCTTCGAGCCACCGGAACTGCCTGAGTTCTTCGACAGCTTCGTGCAAAAGTGCACGGATCCCAGTT GCTGCTGTGGATGCTGCTCAGCGCTCAGGCCGCGCTACAAGCGCTTGGTCGATAACATCTTCCCGGTTAACCCTGAGGACGGGCTGGTCAAGTCGAACATGGAGAAGCTGACCTTCTACTCGCTGAGCTCGCCGGACAAGCTGGACCGGATTGGGGAGTACCTGTACCAAAAGGCCACCAAGGATATTAACCGAAAGCGCTATAA ACTAGCCGAAATTGCCATGGAGGCCATGGACCTGCTTCTGCAGGCTTGTCATGCCCAGACCACACTCAACTTGTTTGTTGAGTCCTTCCTGCGGATGGTGCAAAAGCTTCTGGAGGACTCGAACCCCAACCTTAAGATAATGGCCACCAATTCG TTTGTGAAGTTCGCCAACATCAACGAGGACACACCATCTTACCATCGACGATACGACTTCTTCATCTCGAAGTTCTCTTCGATGTGCCACAGCGATGCGGCTAGCATGCGTGACAGTCTGCGTCTGGCGGGAATCAAGGGATTGCAGGGCGTCATCCGGAAAACAGTGTCCGACGATCTTGTGGAGAACATCTGGGAGGCGGAGCACATGGAAAAGATTGTGCCCTCGCTGCTATTCAATATGCAG TTTTGTGTAAACGTTATGTTCGTGAAGAAAAATTTACTGGCG TCCGGGGATCTAACGCCCGTAGAGGACGCCACCAATGTGACGCCACCGGCCTTGGCCGAGGAAGTTCTCCGTGAGCTGGTGGGACGCGCCTCCTTCGGACACATTCGCAGTGTACTAAAGCCGCTGCTGAC CCACTTGGACCGACACGAGTTGTGGGTTCCCAACACATTTGCCATTCACACATTCCGCATCGTGATGATCTCCATACAGCCACAGTACTCGTATACCGTTGTGGAGACGCTGATGCAGCATCTGGACAACAACTTCAAGTCCTCGCCGAAAACGCGCACTTCGCTCGCTGTCGTTCTGTCGAAAATTATAGCTATTGCAGCGGGAGAAAGTGTCGGTCCCTCGGCCCTGGACATCATCAACAACCTGCTGACCCACCTGCGGACGAGTGTGAGCACTACCAGCGAGATAACACCAGAGGAGTCACAATATCAGGAGGCGCTGATCAACGCACTAGGCGAATTTGCCAACCATCATCCCGACTATCAAAAGATCGAGATCATGCTGTTCATCATGAACACCGTGCCAGACCTGTCCAAGAAGAGCAAGGGAGATCAAATGCTGCAGAACATTCTGCTTAAATCACTGCTCAAGGTTGGCACTCAGTACAGCACCGTCTCCTTCGAAAAGGCATTCCCCGCCTCCTTCCTGCAGCCGCTGCTCAAGATGGCACGCGCTCCACACAATCCCACGCGCATGGTTGTGATGCAAATATTGCAGGCCCTTCTAGATCGTCATCAGAACGAGCAGGTGCTCAGTAGCGTGAGTGTGAAGCCATACCCGGCTCTCTCCCAAGAGCCGCCGTCGCGCTCCGACATAATTTTCACGCACAAATACGGCGCCAACATCATGCAGGCGTTGATCGACTCCATGGCATTGTCGGATCGGGTTGACGCCCTGACCTCCAGTTTTAATACCGCTGCTCTACTCATCGTGGAAATGTCCTGCAACGAGACCGTGCAAGAGTTTCTTCTGTTTATCCTCGG AATCCAGCAGGTAGCCTGCACCGTGGACACTCTGGGAAACGTGCACAAATGTAGTCTGCACGCCATCTCAATTGGCCTGCTGGTGCTAATCTCGCGTGTTAGTGGCATCAACAACCTTCTGGAGTATGCTCAAAAGATAGTGGACGCACGGCGCGAGGAGGCCAGCCATTTCCTTCCCCCACTGCTCGAGCCCAAGAAGCTAGCCGGAAAGACATTCAATCTACAGCTGCCGCACTTGGCCATAGATAAGTTGGCGCTGGGCGAGTGCTTGCAGAACGCGGGCATGGACGCCCAACGCCTCAACACCGGTGCTCCGTACTCGCTTAACCAGACCGATCACCCAGGTCACCGCCACTCTTGGGTGGAGTCGGTAAGCAACCAGCTGACGCAGCGCAACAGCTCAGCGGATCTGACGGTGTACAACGGCGATGTGGACAGCGTTAGCAGCTCGCCGGGAGTGTGCAAAAAGCTCCTTGCGCCGGAGTTCAACTTCGATGCCATGAAGCGAGCACTGGCGGAGCCAACTGAGGCCGCTAAGCGGGAGCAACGCGAGCGCCAGATGCAGATAGTGCGCACCTTCCGCGAGGGCGAGTTTGACGACCTTATGAGACGCACAGAACCTAAG CACGATCTCATCCAGAACCGCCTTAACGAGCTTTTCAACTCGCTAGCCGTGGAGCGTCAGATCACGCAAAGCGACACCAAGTCCAGTCAGTTGCAAGCCAGCAATGAGAAGCCCATCTACGAGACGAACTTTCCGGAACTCTTCTACTACTAA